The following are encoded in a window of Labrus bergylta chromosome 16, fLabBer1.1, whole genome shotgun sequence genomic DNA:
- the prrg2 gene encoding transmembrane gamma-carboxyglutamic acid protein 2 isoform X1, translating to MAAVWICVLSLLQLVFCFVPFRQQPGAPVQMEERAASSFLSRSLLYNSWDFEVVVADSLERECVEEMCSYEEAREVFEDDALTKTFWTSYVNSQENAPKVDVSGLVAGIIAVLVSAVIATVLGIYCYKAKMKGGRRSARAPVRMAADGGPAPETVALAGLMVPGLPSYNDALHHSGQHDAPPPPYSGGAPSVLADPVET from the exons atGGCGGCCGTGTGGATCTGTgttctgtctctgctgcagctcgtCTTCTGCTTCGTCCCCTTCAGACAACAGCCAG GAGCCCCCGTGCAGATGGAGGAGCGCGCGGCGTCTTCCTTCCTGTCTCGCTCTCTGCTCTATAACAGCTGGGACTTCGAGGTGGTGGTGGCCGACAGTctggagagagagtgtgtggagGAGATGTGCAGCTACGAGGAGGCCAGGGAGGTGTTCGAGGACGACGCGCTGACG aaaacattttgGACCAGTTACGTCAACAGTCAAG agaatGCTCCCAAAGTGGATGTGTCCGGCCTGGTGGCGGGCATCATAGCCGTCTTGGTTTCAGCTGTCATCGCCACAGTGTTGGGGATTTACTGCTACAAAGCCAAGATGAAGGGGGGGCGCAGATCAGCTCG ggctCCAGTGAGGATGGCAGCAGACGGTGGTCCGGCCCCGGAGACCGTGGCGTTGGCTGGGCTCATGGTTCCAGGTTTACCGAGCTACAACGACGCTCTGCACCACAGCGGGCAGCATgacgccccccctcctccatacTCAGG gggggcgccctCGGTGTTGGCTGATCCAGTAGAGACCTGA
- the si:ch211-195b15.8 gene encoding dual specificity protein phosphatase 8, with translation MLWTRDRDSEKPPLSNILPRLYLGAESDVTQDGLSSLGISYVLSVSRCSPQPSFLPHSRYLRIPIDDSLWDDLLPWIPEALSFIDGAMSSGASVLVHCAAGISRSPALAVAYIMYSLGLDLDQAYRFVKERRPSISPNFNFLGQLQLFQSTLSLNTPAGGGITHHPDCNPAHSEQQSDCNPAHNEQHSDCNPAHNEQRAEHQEASDLTDQSGHRLRFEERGIQHLHETLNLQQRERHVPPPFTLQLPASSASLQDKRKSLTLSLTPLGVSPVPPAGGATTPYRDSKQDVHREHSAPHRQHSAPQRQQKEHSAPHRQQKEQGLLSPFSFSLNKLLDWGERLLLGGLFVPPVKMGQPALPYRC, from the exons ATGCTGTGGACTCGGGACAGAGACTCGGAGAAACCTCCACTCTCCAACATCCTGCCCAGACTCTACCTGGGAGCAGAGAGCGACGTGACGCAG gacggCCTGTCGTCTCTGGGGATCTCGTACGTCCTCTCTGTGAGTCGTTGTAGTCCTCAGCCGTCCTTCCTGCCTCACTCTCGTTACCTTCGGATCCCTATCGACGACTCTCTGTGGGACGACCTGCTGCCCTGGATCCCAGAGGCGCTCAGCTTCATCG acgGGGCCATGTCCTCGGGGGCCTCGGTCCTGGTCCACTGTGCAGCAGGGATCTCTCGGTCTCCGGCCCTCGCTGTGGCCTACATCATGTACAGTCTGGGACTGGACCTGGACCAGGCCTACAG gtttgTGAAGGAGCGTcgtccctccatctctccaaaCTTTAACTTCCTGGGTCAGCTGCAGCTTTTCCAGAGCACGCTGAGCCTCAACACGCCTGCAGGGGGCGGCATCACCCATCATCCTGACTGTAACCCCGCCCACAGCGAGCAACAGTCTGACTGTAACCCCGCCCACAATGAGCAACATTCTGACTGTAACCCCGCCCACAACGAGCAGAGGGCGGAGCATCAGGAAGCCTCAGATCTGACAGATCAGAGCGGACACAGACTCCGATTTGAGGAAAGGGGGATCCAACATCTTCATGAGACTCTAAACCTGCAGCAGAGGGAACGTCATGTCCCACCCCCCTTCACACTACAACTCCCAGCATCCTCTGCTTCACTACAGGACAAACGTAAGagcctcaccctctctctgacACCGCTGGGAGTCAGCCCTGTCCCCCCTGCAGGGGGGGCAACCACACCTTACAGAGACAGTAAACAGGACGTCCACAGGGAGCACAGCGCCCCCCACAGGCAGCACAGCGCCCCCCAAAGGCAGCAGAAGGAGCACAGCGCCCCCCACAGGCAGCAGAAGGAACAGGGTCTGCTGTCCCCGTTCAGCTTCAGCCTCAACAAGCTGCTGGACTGGGGGGAGAGGCTGCTACTGGGGGGTCTGTTTGTCCCCCCTGTGAAGATGGGACAGCCCGCCCTGCCGTACAGGTGCTGA
- the prrg2 gene encoding transmembrane gamma-carboxyglutamic acid protein 2 isoform X2, whose translation MEERAASSFLSRSLLYNSWDFEVVVADSLERECVEEMCSYEEAREVFEDDALTKTFWTSYVNSQENAPKVDVSGLVAGIIAVLVSAVIATVLGIYCYKAKMKGGRRSARAPVRMAADGGPAPETVALAGLMVPGLPSYNDALHHSGQHDAPPPPYSGGAPSVLADPVET comes from the exons ATGGAGGAGCGCGCGGCGTCTTCCTTCCTGTCTCGCTCTCTGCTCTATAACAGCTGGGACTTCGAGGTGGTGGTGGCCGACAGTctggagagagagtgtgtggagGAGATGTGCAGCTACGAGGAGGCCAGGGAGGTGTTCGAGGACGACGCGCTGACG aaaacattttgGACCAGTTACGTCAACAGTCAAG agaatGCTCCCAAAGTGGATGTGTCCGGCCTGGTGGCGGGCATCATAGCCGTCTTGGTTTCAGCTGTCATCGCCACAGTGTTGGGGATTTACTGCTACAAAGCCAAGATGAAGGGGGGGCGCAGATCAGCTCG ggctCCAGTGAGGATGGCAGCAGACGGTGGTCCGGCCCCGGAGACCGTGGCGTTGGCTGGGCTCATGGTTCCAGGTTTACCGAGCTACAACGACGCTCTGCACCACAGCGGGCAGCATgacgccccccctcctccatacTCAGG gggggcgccctCGGTGTTGGCTGATCCAGTAGAGACCTGA
- the rras gene encoding ras-related protein R-Ras has product MSGEEERYKLVVVGGGGVGKSALTIQFIQSYFISDYDPTIEDSYTKICSVDGKETRLDILDTAGQEEFGAMREQYMRSGEGFLLVFALNDRGSYHEVQKFHTQILRVKDRDDFPMVLVGNKADLEQQRVISREDAQAFASENRIHYMEASAKNRYNVDECFLELVKIIRRFQEMESPPLPAHHTGKQKGGGCPCVLL; this is encoded by the exons ATGAgcggagaggaggagagatacaaactggtggtggtgggaggaggaggggtgggcAAGAGCGCGCTGACCATCCAGTTCATCCAG tcCTACTTCATCTCCGACTACGACCCAACCATCGAGGACTCGTACACCAAGATTTGCTCTGTGGACGGAAAGGAGACCAGACTGGACA tctTGGACACAGCTGGTCAGGAGGAGTTTGGAGCGATGAGGGAGCAGTACATGAGATCAGGAGAAGGATTCTTACTCGTGTTCGCTCTCAACGACCGGGGCAG CTACCATGAGGTGCAGAAGTTCCACACTCAGATTCTGCGGGTGAAAGACAGAGACGACTTCCCGATGGTGCTGGTGGGGAACAAAGCGGACCTGGAGCAGCAGAGAGTG ATCTCCAGAGAGGACGCTCAGGCGTTCGCCTCAGAGAACAGGATCCACTACATGGAGGCGTCGGCCAAGAACCGCTATAACGTGGACGAGTGCTTCCTGGAGCTGGTTAAGATCATCAG ACGGTTTCAGGAGATGGAGAGTCCTCCTCTTCCGGCTCACCACACGGGCAAACAGAAGGGAGGGGGCTGTCCCTGTGTCCTCCTCTGA